The following is a genomic window from Arthrobacter sp. NicSoilB4.
GCCACCGTGACGACAGCCGCCACGGAGCTCTGCCACCGCGAGGATGTGGAACGGCTGGAGGCCGAACTCGCCGCCCAGAACCTCGGCGGGAGCCGCGCACTGTGAAGCCGGGACCGGCAAGGCTGGCTGTCGCGCTGCTGCTTGCCTTCGCAACCGCGGGCTGTTCCGGCGACGTGCCGCGGCCAGGGTGGGCGGCAGCGAGGCCTGCGGCGGCCCGGGGACGGCCGGGCCCGTCAGGCTCGCTATCTAAGGAAGGCGCAGGCCCGTCCACGGCGCCGTCGGAAAGGCCCCGGCTAGCGCGGAGTGCCGGTCAGCAGTTCGACGACCTGATAGGGATCATGCCCGGGGACGACGTTGTGCATGGTGATCTTCGCCTCCGCCGGCGTGATGTGGATCTGCCAGCCCCAGTCCGGGCCTTCCGGTGCGGGGTACGAGCCGGTCAGGCGGAGGACGCCGTCCGGGCCCACTTCCCCGGCCAGGTTCAGCCAGGTCTTGGCCGTGTGCCACGAATCCGCCCAGACCGCTTGGGCCGCAGCTGCCGTGCCGCCGAGCAGCAGCACGCCGTCCTGCGGCTTCCCGTCCTCCGCCCAGGTGTAGGAGATCGTGGCGAAGTCATGTGCGGTCACGCCTGCCGTGGCATCCGCGGGCGAACGCCGGTAGTCGTCCGTCGGCATGATCCGTAAATCGTTGGTGCCGTTCCAGCTGCCGAAATAGGGGGCGAGGAACTCGACGATTGTCATGGTTGCATTCATCGCTGCAGTCTAGCGGCCGGATCCGGAACAATGGTCTGCTGCTGCGGGCAGGAGGCGAGGACCCGCTTCATCGCGTCCTTCTCCGCCGGAGTGACCCACAACCGGTAAGCCGCCTTGACCGAGACCTGCCGGGCGACGTAGTGGCAGCGGAACGCCTTGTTCGGCGGCAGCCAGGTGGCGGCGTCGGAGGCGCTTTTGTCCTGGTTGGCAGGGCCGTCGACGGCGATCAGGTTCAGCGGATCGTTCGCCAGGTGCTCGCGTTGCGCCGGCGTCAGCTGCTGGGCTCCCTTTTGCCAGGCATCCCCCAGCGCCACGACGTGGTCGATCTGCACGGCTTTGCTGCTGCCGGCACCCCTGCGGAAGGTCAACTGCCGGCCGGTGTAGGGTTCCCGGAAGGTTCCGCCGGCCACCCGGCAGCTGGATTCGGCGGTGAATTCGACGCCGGCGAGGTCCCGGCGGAGGATGTCGTTGCGCGTATCGCAGCCGTTGCGGTCCACGTCCAGCCACGCCTGGCCGAAGGCGCTGCGGTCGTAGTTGTCCCTGCCCGCCCGGCCCTTGACGGGAAGCGTGTCCAACAGCACCGCGGCGGGACCCGAAGGGACCGTCCGCACGGAGGGAACGGCGTCCATCCAGCCGGCCGCCAGCACGGGCGCGTCGCTGGGTCCGTCGGTGGGCGGCTCGACGGCGGCAAACTGTCCGGCGGTGAAGAACCATCCCAGTCCCGCGGCTGCGGCAAGGGCAGCGGCGGCCAGCAGTGCCCACGCCTGGCGGGACCGCCGTCGTTCGCGCCGGAACTCCGCCCAGGTGAGCGTCATGCGGGCTGCGCGGCCGGTCGGAGTCTCTCCACACCCGAAGCCTAGGCCGGTCCCCCGGCGCCGCGGGGGTTGTCCACAGTGTGGAGGACGAGTGCCTTGTCAGTTCTCTTTCGTCACGCGCACAAGGTCTTCGTTGGCGAGGGCCAAGAGCGATTCGAGTTGCTGGACCCGCGCCTCGTCGACATCACCGGCCGCTTGTTTGGCGCGGGCATCGTCCAGGAGCCGTTTGGCTTCCTTGACGTTGCGCCGCGCGACGTCCAGCGCGTGTTCCAGGGTGGTTTCGTGCTCCACTGCCGAGTTCTGTTCCATTGCACTATTGTGGTGCCCTTTCCCGGCCGATTCCAGAGGATCGGCCGGGAAAGGCGGAACGGAATTCAGGGCCGGGGTGTCAGGCCGTGACCTCGACGGGCAGGCCGGCTGCCTCCAGGGTTGCGGCTGCGTCCTTGGCGGGGAACGACGGCGGGTTCACGCCGGCCATTTCCTCCATGACGCGGACCACCTGGCAGCTGTAGCCGAATTCGTTGTCGTACCAGACGTAAAGAACCAGGTTCTTCTCGTTGGAGATCGTGGCGAGGCCATCGACGATGCCGGCACGGCGGGAGCCGACGAAGTCGGTGGAGACCACCTCGGGCGAATCGATGTAGTCGATCTGCTTGCGGAGGTCCGAGTGCAGCGACATTTCCCGCAGGTAGTCGTTGACCTCGTCCTTGGTGGTGCCGTTCTCCAGGCTGAGGTTCAGGATGGCCAGCGACACGTCCGGGGTGGGGACGCGGATGGAGCTGCCGGTGAGCTTGCCGAGGAGTTCGGGCAGGGCCTTGGCGACGGCCTTGGCGGCGCCGGTCTCGGTGATGACCATGTTCAGGGCGGCGGACCGTCCGCGGCGGTCGCCCTTGTGGAAGTTGTCGATCAGGTTCTGGTCGTTCGTGAAGGAGTGGACGGTCTCCACATGGCCATGGACCACGCCGTAGCGGTCGTTGATCGCCTTCAGGACAGGCGTGATGGCGTTGGTGGTGCAGGAGGCGGCCGAGACGATCGTGTCCGAGTCCTGGATCGCGGTGTGGTTGATGCCGTGCACGATGTTCTTCAGCTCGCCCTTGCCCGGAGCGGTGAGCAGCACCCGGGAAACGCCCTTGCTCTGGAGGTGCTGGGACAGTCCCTCGGCGTCGCGCCAGCGTCCCGTGTTGTCGACGACCAGCGCGTCGTGGATGCCGTAGGCGGTGTAGTCGACCGTCGAGGGGTTGTCCGAGTAGATGACCTGGATCTGGACCCCGTTGGCGGTGATGGTGTCGTTCTCGAGGTCCACCTTGATGGTGCCCTCGAAGGAGCCGTGGACCGAGTCGCGGCGCAGCAGGCTGGCGCGCTTGGCGAGGTCGTTGTCCGAACCGCGGCGGACCACAATGGCGCGCAGGCGCAGTCCGTGCCCGCCGCCGGCCTTTTCGATCAGGAGGCGGGCCAGGAGCCGGCCGATGCGGCCGAAGCCGTAGAGGACGACGTCGGTGCTGGTGCGGTCGTCGCCGCCGCGCTTGCCCACAACCTCGGCGAGTTCCTTGCGGAGGAACTCGTCCAGGGTTGCGCCGTTGCCCTCGACACGGTACTTCTCGGTCAGGCGGGCAATGTCGATGGCTGCGGCGCCAAGCTCCAGCTTGGTCAGGGCGTCCAGCAGCGGGGCGGTCTCCTCAAGGCGCAGTTCTTCCTTGCTCATCCGGCGAGCGAAGCGGTGTGCCTTGAGGATGTTCATGGTGGACTTGTTGATCAGGCTGCGGCCGTGGATGGACGTGACCACGTTGTTTTCGCGGTACAGCCGGCCGATCACCGGAATCATGGCCTCGGCGAGCGCCTCCCGGCCCATCCACGTATCAAGACAAGAATCTGACGTCTGGCTCACAGAAATACCTTCCTAGAATCCACCACATACGACGTCGTATGCGGAAGCGGCAGCCGGAGGGTGTCCGGTACCTCGGCGCCGGGGATTCGGTCCACCCCGGGCGCCCGTTCAAGCAAAGAAAAACCACCGGCTGCGAACGCAGACCCGGCGGCAGAACTTCTACGTTCACCATCCATTCTACGGGCGGCCCGGCGGGGTCCGGCCACGGGAGTGCGTGAAATGACTCACACAAAGCATCGCGCCAGTTACGCTGGGGCGATGTTCAAGGTTGGGGTCCTCCTGCTGGGCGTGGTGCTGTGCACCGGCTGCGCCGCGGCCGCGCCGGCGTC
Proteins encoded in this region:
- a CDS encoding DUF1579 domain-containing protein; the encoded protein is MNATMTIVEFLAPYFGSWNGTNDLRIMPTDDYRRSPADATAGVTAHDFATISYTWAEDGKPQDGVLLLGGTAAAAQAVWADSWHTAKTWLNLAGEVGPDGVLRLTGSYPAPEGPDWGWQIHITPAEAKITMHNVVPGHDPYQVVELLTGTPR
- a CDS encoding HNH endonuclease family protein, whose protein sequence is MTLTWAEFRRERRRSRQAWALLAAAALAAAAGLGWFFTAGQFAAVEPPTDGPSDAPVLAAGWMDAVPSVRTVPSGPAAVLLDTLPVKGRAGRDNYDRSAFGQAWLDVDRNGCDTRNDILRRDLAGVEFTAESSCRVAGGTFREPYTGRQLTFRRGAGSSKAVQIDHVVALGDAWQKGAQQLTPAQREHLANDPLNLIAVDGPANQDKSASDAATWLPPNKAFRCHYVARQVSVKAAYRLWVTPAEKDAMKRVLASCPQQQTIVPDPAARLQR
- a CDS encoding glyceraldehyde-3-phosphate dehydrogenase; this encodes MGREALAEAMIPVIGRLYRENNVVTSIHGRSLINKSTMNILKAHRFARRMSKEELRLEETAPLLDALTKLELGAAAIDIARLTEKYRVEGNGATLDEFLRKELAEVVGKRGGDDRTSTDVVLYGFGRIGRLLARLLIEKAGGGHGLRLRAIVVRRGSDNDLAKRASLLRRDSVHGSFEGTIKVDLENDTITANGVQIQVIYSDNPSTVDYTAYGIHDALVVDNTGRWRDAEGLSQHLQSKGVSRVLLTAPGKGELKNIVHGINHTAIQDSDTIVSAASCTTNAITPVLKAINDRYGVVHGHVETVHSFTNDQNLIDNFHKGDRRGRSAALNMVITETGAAKAVAKALPELLGKLTGSSIRVPTPDVSLAILNLSLENGTTKDEVNDYLREMSLHSDLRKQIDYIDSPEVVSTDFVGSRRAGIVDGLATISNEKNLVLYVWYDNEFGYSCQVVRVMEEMAGVNPPSFPAKDAAATLEAAGLPVEVTA